A region from the Musa acuminata AAA Group cultivar baxijiao chromosome BXJ1-10, Cavendish_Baxijiao_AAA, whole genome shotgun sequence genome encodes:
- the LOC103973847 gene encoding pathogenesis-related protein 1C, whose translation MASFSSFVLLQLLIGAATLCVASARNATTEGAVVKSSRVSPAAAVAEFVAAHNAARREVGVPPLTWDAKLVRFAKAYANQRRKDCELVHSPGYAYGENIFWGQGRRWAIPDAVGKWVEEKQWYHHDTNSCSGPECTHYTQIVWRTTQRLGCAKIICNSGDTFIVCEYDPPGNYVGARPY comes from the coding sequence ATGGCCTCCTTCTCATCCTTCGTCCTGCTTCAACTCCTCATCGGCGCAGCGACGCTTTGCGTTGCCTCCGCTCGGAACGCGACCACCGAGGGTGCTGTCGTTAAGTCGAGCCGCGTTAGCCCGGCGGCCGCGGTGGCGGAGTTCGTGGCGGCGCACAACGCGGCGAGGCGGGAGGTGGGCGTGCCGCCGCTGACTTGGGACGCGAAGCTGGTGAGGTTCGCCAAGGCGTACGCCAACCAGCGGCGGAAAGACTGCGAGCTGGTGCACTCCCCAGGGTACGCCTACGGGGAGAACATCTTCTGGGGGCAGGGGCGGCGGTGGGCGATACCGGACGCGGTGGGCAAGTGGGTGGAGGAGAAGCAGTGGTATCATCACGACACCAACTCCTGCTCCGGCCCCGAGTGTACCCACTACACCCAGATCGTGTGGCGCACCACGCAGCGCCTCGGCTGCGCCAAGATCATTTGCAACAGCGGCGACACCTTCATCGTCTGCGAGTACGACCCGCCCGGAAACTACGTCGGAGCCCGGCCATACTGA